A stretch of Arachis hypogaea cultivar Tifrunner chromosome 15, arahy.Tifrunner.gnm2.J5K5, whole genome shotgun sequence DNA encodes these proteins:
- the LOC112749226 gene encoding uncharacterized protein encodes MVTKFDVVQLWGNDVVGWEFVAAEVYGEHVREDKLVVWEELSFLTGLCQVPFCFMGDFNEIVQVDERQGATSLPRSTVEFKSWIYDMELMDLGLTDRRFTWFRAQSCSRMDRVLVSLEWLEEFSKTSLQGDPRGLSDHCPMIMNVTRLEGGPRPFRSLDSWFTHDGFLRMVKEEWRSTGEGQFMDKLKALTVPLGRWHRDHFGNLDMRINKFEEKIKKVDDMVSNGVYDGTMEARRKALVSTCKKWYIRKEIHWK; translated from the exons ATGGTGACTAAATTTGATGTCGTACAACTATGGGGTAATGATGTAGTGGGTTGGGAGTTTGTGGCAGCAGAAG TGTATGGTGAGCATGTTAGGGAGGACAAACTTGTTGTGTGGGAAGAGTTGAGCTTTTTGACAGGCTTATGCCAAGTACCTTTCTGCTTTATGGGGGATTTTAACGAGATTGTTCAGGTGGATGAAAGACAAGGGGCTACTTCTTTGCCAAGGTCCACGGTGGAGTTTAAATCTTGGATTTATGATATGGAGTTAATGGACCTAGGATTAACTGATCGGCGGTTTACATGGTTCAGGGCCCAGTCATGTAGCCGTATGGACAGAGTCTTGGTTAGTTTGGAGTGGCTAGAAGAATTTTCTAAAACAAGTTTACAAGGAGATCCAAGAGGCTTATCCGACCATTGCCCAATGATTATGAATGTCACAAGGTTGGAAGGGGGGCCAAGACCGTTTCGGAGTCTAGACTCGTGGTTTACTCATGATGGATTTTTGCGGATGGTGAAGGAGGAGTGGAGGAGCACAGGGGAGGGTCAATTCATGGATAAGTTGAAGGCTTTGACGGTTCCGTTGGGTAGATGGCATAGAGACCATTTTGGAAATCTGGACATGAGGATTAATAAGTTTGAAGAGAAGATTAAGAAAGTAGATGATATGGTGAGCAATGGAGTATATGATGGAACAATGGAAGCTAGAAGGAAGGCGCTTGTGAGCACTTGCAAGAAATGGTATATCAGAAAGGAAATTCATTGGAAGTAG